In one window of Arachis ipaensis cultivar K30076 chromosome B06, Araip1.1, whole genome shotgun sequence DNA:
- the LOC107647865 gene encoding uncharacterized protein LOC107647865 isoform X1 has protein sequence MATMWNSLCVANGTLFNSSSPLLPLRFNSNSNLRFRRATITSMCVPENDVVVIGYGMTTVDFLATVDSFPKPDDKVRTTSFKVQGGGNAGNALTCAARLGLKPKLISKVGDDSQGHAILNELQRDAVDTSFVLVSKGGSSAFSYVLIDNQTKTRTSIYTPAHPPMMPDDQSQSTLLSAFNEARLVYFDGLTTDTALFIAQEAARNKIPILVEAESPKEGLDELLKLADFAVCSARFPKAWTHASSIPSALVSMLLRLPNIKFVIVTLGEDGCLMLERSANEDADTEENDIDCFFESLYERKDDSLAVPTCISSGVKKFRANGRGTVCGRFFLGTAERIPDGELIDTTGAGDAFIGAILYAICTNMEPEKMLPFAAQVAAAKCRALGARTGLPYLADPRLAAYLC, from the exons atggcAACGATGTGGAATTCTTTATGCGTGGCCAATGGCACTCTCTTCAACTCTTCTtctccacttcttcctcttcgttTCAATTCTAACTCCAACCTTCGATTTCGCCGCGCCACAATCACAAGCATGTGCGTTCCTGAAAACGACGTCGTTGTGATCGGTTACGGAATGACTACAGTTGACTTCTTGGCCACCGTTGACTCTTTTCCGAAGCCCGACGACAAGGTCCGCACCACCTCCTTCAAG GTTCAAGGAGGTGGCAATGCCGGCAACGCCTTAACCTGCGCCGCAAGACTCGGCTTGAAGCCTAAGCTCATCTCCAAGGTCGGCGACGATTCCCAAGGCCATGCTATTCTCAACGAGCTTCAGCGCGACGCCGTCGACACCTCCTTTGTCCTG GTATCAAAGGGTGGTAGTTCCGCGTTTTCGTATGTTCTAATCGACAACCAGAC AAAAACTCGGACTAGTATTTACACCCCTGCACATCCTCCCATGATGCCAGATGATCAATCCCAATCAACCTTATTATCTGCATTTAATGAAGCAAGATTAGTGTATTTTGATGGACTGACTACCGATACTGCTCTATTCATTGCACAAGAG GCCGCTCGAAATAAGATACCGATTTTAGTTGAGGCCGAATCACCTAAGGAAGGATTGGATGAGCTTCTGAAACTTGCTGACTTTGCTGTATGCTCTGCAAGGTTTCCTAAG GCTTGGACACATGCATCATCTATCCCAAGTGCACTGGTTTCCATGCTTTTAAGATTGCCAAATATCAAATTTGTGATTGTGACTTTGGGTGAAGATGGATGTCTAATGTTGGAAAGAAGTGCAAACG AGGATGCTGATACAGAAGAAAATGATATAGATTGTTTCTTTGAATCCTTATATGAAAGGAAGGATGATAGCTTGGCTGTCCCAACCTGTATATCGTCG GGGGTGAAAAAATTTAGAGCAAACGGAAGAGGGACAGTTTGTGGAAGATTCTTTCTTGGAACAGCAGAGAGGATACCGGATGGTGAGCTGATTGATACAACTGGTGCTGGAGATGCATTTATTGGTGCTATTCTTTATG CAATCTGCACAAACATGGAACCAGAGAAAATGTTACCATTTGCTGCTCAAGTG GCAGCTGCCAAGTGTAGGGCTTTGGGAGCTAGAACTGGTCTTCCATATCTGGCAGATCCACGCCTAGCAGCCTATTTATGCTAG
- the LOC107647865 gene encoding uncharacterized protein LOC107647865 isoform X2, whose protein sequence is MATMWNSLCVANGTLFNSSSPLLPLRFNSNSNLRFRRATITSMCVPENDVVVIGYGMTTVDFLATVDSFPKPDDKVRTTSFKVQGGGNAGNALTCAARLGLKPKLISKVGDDSQGHAILNELQRDAVDTSFVLVSKGGSSAFSYVLIDNQTKTRTSIYTPAHPPMMPDDQSQSTLLSAFNEARLVYFDGLTTDTALFIAQEAARNKIPILVEAESPKEGLDELLKLADFAVCSARFPKGVKKFRANGRGTVCGRFFLGTAERIPDGELIDTTGAGDAFIGAILYAICTNMEPEKMLPFAAQVAAAKCRALGARTGLPYLADPRLAAYLC, encoded by the exons atggcAACGATGTGGAATTCTTTATGCGTGGCCAATGGCACTCTCTTCAACTCTTCTtctccacttcttcctcttcgttTCAATTCTAACTCCAACCTTCGATTTCGCCGCGCCACAATCACAAGCATGTGCGTTCCTGAAAACGACGTCGTTGTGATCGGTTACGGAATGACTACAGTTGACTTCTTGGCCACCGTTGACTCTTTTCCGAAGCCCGACGACAAGGTCCGCACCACCTCCTTCAAG GTTCAAGGAGGTGGCAATGCCGGCAACGCCTTAACCTGCGCCGCAAGACTCGGCTTGAAGCCTAAGCTCATCTCCAAGGTCGGCGACGATTCCCAAGGCCATGCTATTCTCAACGAGCTTCAGCGCGACGCCGTCGACACCTCCTTTGTCCTG GTATCAAAGGGTGGTAGTTCCGCGTTTTCGTATGTTCTAATCGACAACCAGAC AAAAACTCGGACTAGTATTTACACCCCTGCACATCCTCCCATGATGCCAGATGATCAATCCCAATCAACCTTATTATCTGCATTTAATGAAGCAAGATTAGTGTATTTTGATGGACTGACTACCGATACTGCTCTATTCATTGCACAAGAG GCCGCTCGAAATAAGATACCGATTTTAGTTGAGGCCGAATCACCTAAGGAAGGATTGGATGAGCTTCTGAAACTTGCTGACTTTGCTGTATGCTCTGCAAGGTTTCCTAAG GGGGTGAAAAAATTTAGAGCAAACGGAAGAGGGACAGTTTGTGGAAGATTCTTTCTTGGAACAGCAGAGAGGATACCGGATGGTGAGCTGATTGATACAACTGGTGCTGGAGATGCATTTATTGGTGCTATTCTTTATG CAATCTGCACAAACATGGAACCAGAGAAAATGTTACCATTTGCTGCTCAAGTG GCAGCTGCCAAGTGTAGGGCTTTGGGAGCTAGAACTGGTCTTCCATATCTGGCAGATCCACGCCTAGCAGCCTATTTATGCTAG